One window of Phycisphaeraceae bacterium genomic DNA carries:
- a CDS encoding ligase-associated DNA damage response DEXH box helicase: MAKRAPQHEDRKGAGAEGPVDGVGLVREWFRNRGWTPFEFQEEAWGAYRAGGSGLIHVPTGAGKTLAAFGGPLAELAEQRQGKGEPRGLRVLYVTPLRAVARDIELALKEITAEVAPWARVESRTGDTKQSVRARQRKELPEVLVTTPESLCLLLTREDARERLGGVSCVIVDEWHELLSSKRGTQVELALARVRACAPGVRTWAMSATIENIEEAARSAVGEKETARIVTAKVERRVVIETVLPSEGEEVREGEARERLPWAGHLGMPLLPAVLRVLDPGISTIVFVNTRSQAERWFHAIAIERPEWESRMGLHHGSVDRGAREKIERGLKTGEVGIVVATSSLDLGVDFAPVERVMQIGSPKGIARLIQRAGRSGHTPGGVSRILCVPTHAMEVVEVEAVRRAMRGGAGGIGMEPRRSLEKPLDVLAQHIVTCAIGGGSGGGVGGGVEVDGLYEEVRSTAAYRELTRAEFDWALSLAVDGAGLLRAYPQYRKVVVEDGVARVATARAAQMHRLNVGTITGEATMDVRFATGRRLGSIEEDFISGLRAGDKFVFAGKVLELKGVHDNAAIVRPAKGSTTHTPLWAGTKLPISEALSEGVRTVLGEGEGDGETPEGRAIARLRAIQGAVSCVPRGDEALIEVCATREGSHAFIFPFEGRLVHGGLAALLAFRLTRASRTTLSTASNDYGFELLGPEGFDFEGAFDAMGPEGLFDASRLMEEAAESVNLGEMAKRQFREIARVAGLVFQAYPGSARSGRQTQVGASLLYDVFMEFDPTHPLLEQARREVLERQFEESRLARTLARLRASRLVVKRIERPSPLSLPLVIERVGARMSSETLTERIRRIEEQWEKDASRSTSRGRRSR, encoded by the coding sequence ATGGCGAAGAGAGCCCCACAACATGAGGACCGGAAAGGAGCGGGTGCTGAGGGGCCGGTCGATGGTGTCGGCTTGGTGCGCGAGTGGTTTCGGAACAGGGGGTGGACGCCGTTTGAGTTTCAGGAGGAGGCGTGGGGGGCGTATCGAGCGGGCGGGTCGGGGCTGATCCATGTGCCGACGGGCGCGGGGAAGACGCTGGCGGCGTTCGGCGGGCCGCTGGCGGAGTTGGCGGAACAGAGACAGGGCAAGGGTGAGCCCCGGGGGCTGCGGGTGCTGTATGTGACGCCTCTTCGGGCGGTGGCGAGGGACATCGAACTCGCGTTGAAGGAGATTACGGCTGAGGTCGCGCCTTGGGCGAGGGTGGAGTCGAGGACGGGGGACACGAAGCAGAGCGTGCGGGCGCGGCAACGGAAGGAATTGCCGGAGGTGCTGGTGACGACACCGGAGTCGCTGTGTCTGCTGCTGACGAGGGAGGATGCGAGGGAGCGGCTCGGAGGGGTGTCGTGTGTCATTGTGGATGAATGGCATGAGTTGCTGTCGAGCAAGCGGGGGACGCAGGTGGAGTTGGCGCTCGCTCGGGTGCGAGCGTGTGCGCCGGGGGTGCGGACGTGGGCGATGTCGGCGACGATCGAGAACATTGAGGAAGCCGCGAGGTCGGCCGTTGGTGAGAAGGAGACGGCGCGGATCGTGACTGCAAAGGTGGAGCGGCGGGTGGTGATCGAGACCGTCCTGCCATCGGAGGGAGAGGAAGTACGAGAGGGTGAGGCGCGTGAGCGGCTGCCGTGGGCGGGTCATCTCGGGATGCCGCTGTTGCCGGCGGTGCTGCGCGTGCTTGACCCCGGCATCTCGACGATCGTGTTCGTGAACACGCGGTCGCAGGCGGAGCGATGGTTCCATGCGATCGCAATCGAGCGGCCGGAGTGGGAGAGCCGCATGGGGTTGCACCACGGCTCGGTGGATCGTGGAGCGAGGGAGAAGATCGAGCGAGGTCTGAAGACGGGCGAGGTGGGGATCGTGGTGGCGACGAGTTCGCTCGACCTGGGCGTGGACTTTGCGCCCGTCGAGCGGGTGATGCAGATCGGATCACCGAAGGGAATTGCTCGGTTGATCCAGCGTGCGGGGCGATCGGGGCATACACCGGGCGGGGTGTCGCGGATTTTGTGCGTGCCGACGCATGCGATGGAGGTTGTTGAGGTTGAGGCGGTGAGGCGCGCGATGCGGGGTGGAGCGGGGGGAATTGGGATGGAGCCGCGCAGGTCGCTGGAGAAGCCGCTGGATGTGCTGGCGCAGCACATCGTGACGTGCGCGATCGGCGGGGGGAGTGGCGGGGGGGTTGGTGGGGGGGTTGAGGTTGACGGGTTGTATGAAGAGGTGCGTTCGACGGCGGCGTATCGGGAGCTGACGCGTGCCGAGTTTGATTGGGCGTTGTCGCTTGCGGTTGACGGCGCGGGGTTGCTGAGGGCGTATCCGCAGTATCGGAAGGTTGTGGTGGAGGATGGCGTTGCGCGGGTCGCCACCGCTCGGGCGGCGCAGATGCACCGGTTGAATGTCGGGACGATCACGGGCGAGGCGACGATGGATGTTCGCTTCGCGACCGGGCGGCGGCTCGGCTCAATCGAAGAGGACTTCATCTCGGGTCTGCGGGCGGGTGACAAGTTTGTGTTTGCGGGGAAGGTGTTGGAGTTGAAGGGTGTTCACGACAACGCGGCGATCGTGAGGCCGGCGAAGGGATCGACGACGCACACGCCGCTCTGGGCGGGGACGAAGCTACCGATCTCTGAGGCGCTCTCGGAGGGAGTTCGCACGGTGCTGGGGGAGGGAGAGGGGGATGGCGAGACGCCGGAAGGGAGAGCGATCGCGAGGTTGCGGGCGATTCAGGGGGCGGTGTCGTGCGTGCCTCGCGGGGATGAGGCACTGATCGAGGTGTGCGCGACGCGTGAGGGGTCGCACGCGTTCATCTTCCCGTTTGAGGGACGGTTGGTGCATGGGGGGCTTGCGGCGTTGCTGGCGTTCCGGCTGACACGGGCGTCGAGGACGACGCTTTCGACGGCCTCGAACGACTATGGGTTTGAGTTGCTGGGTCCGGAGGGGTTTGACTTCGAGGGGGCGTTCGACGCGATGGGTCCGGAGGGGCTGTTCGATGCGTCGCGGCTCATGGAGGAGGCGGCGGAGAGCGTGAATCTCGGGGAGATGGCCAAGCGCCAGTTTCGAGAGATCGCGCGGGTCGCGGGGCTCGTCTTTCAGGCGTATCCGGGTTCGGCTCGCTCGGGGCGGCAGACGCAGGTCGGGGCATCGCTCTTGTATGACGTGTTCATGGAGTTTGATCCGACGCATCCGCTGCTGGAGCAGGCGCGGCGGGAGGTGCTGGAGCGACAGTTCGAGGAGAGCCGCCTGGCGCGTACACTGGCACGGCTTCGTGCCTCGCGATTGGTTGTCAAGCGGATCGAGCGGCCCTCGCCCTTGAGTCTGCCTCTGGTGATCGAGCGTGTGGGGGCGCGGATGTCGAGCGAGACGCTGACGGAACGGATCAGGAGGATCGAGGAGCAATGGGAGAAGGATGCGTCACGATCGACTTCGCGGGGGAGGCGATCACGCTGA
- a CDS encoding FAD-binding oxidoreductase, with the protein MTVSIWRRSMALGVRSCDVAVIGAGICGLSAAAAFARRGLRTVVIERQSAGAGASGRNAGFLMRGAADNYWAACEQYGREVARTLWRVSEENLAMLRRAGIERLGSYRARPSCLVALTDGERAQIERSAALLREDGFAVEVIGTGGEEVPSDSLWNGPLARSRGAMGLVNPGDACCNPVELVGHLRGLCECHVLEGQEVLGIDDAGSALSVRMTDGVVNAGRVFVATNAYAGLLVPELAGVVTPRRGQMLAIRAEGRTLAMNYYANHGSEYFREGYDGTLLFGGCRVQRADVEVGYEDRPTEDVQGLIERFACETLGAERVDVVARWTGVMGFSPDGLPLVGSLGKGRGWNDRVWFCGGFTGHGMSLAHRTATMAVEEMLGGAAGPFSIMRLR; encoded by the coding sequence ATGACGGTGAGTATCTGGCGGCGGAGCATGGCTCTTGGGGTTCGGTCTTGTGATGTTGCGGTGATCGGTGCGGGGATATGCGGGTTGTCGGCGGCGGCGGCGTTCGCGAGGCGAGGTCTTCGGACGGTGGTGATCGAGCGGCAGTCCGCGGGAGCCGGTGCGAGCGGGCGCAATGCGGGCTTCCTCATGCGAGGGGCTGCGGACAATTACTGGGCGGCGTGTGAGCAGTACGGGCGCGAGGTCGCGAGGACGCTCTGGCGGGTGAGTGAGGAGAATCTCGCGATGCTGCGGCGCGCGGGTATCGAGCGGTTGGGCTCGTATCGCGCGAGGCCGTCGTGCCTGGTTGCGTTGACGGATGGTGAGCGGGCGCAGATCGAGAGGTCGGCGGCGTTGCTGCGCGAGGACGGCTTTGCGGTTGAGGTGATCGGCACCGGGGGTGAGGAGGTGCCTTCGGATTCGCTTTGGAACGGGCCGCTCGCGAGATCACGCGGGGCGATGGGGCTCGTGAATCCCGGGGATGCGTGCTGCAACCCGGTGGAGTTGGTGGGGCATCTGCGGGGGTTGTGTGAGTGTCATGTGCTTGAGGGGCAGGAGGTGCTTGGGATTGATGATGCGGGGAGCGCGTTGTCGGTGCGGATGACGGATGGCGTGGTGAATGCGGGGAGGGTGTTTGTCGCGACGAACGCGTACGCGGGGCTGCTTGTGCCGGAGCTCGCGGGAGTGGTGACGCCACGCAGGGGGCAGATGCTTGCGATTCGGGCGGAGGGCCGGACGCTGGCGATGAACTATTACGCGAACCACGGGTCGGAGTACTTTCGAGAGGGGTATGACGGAACGCTGCTGTTCGGGGGCTGCCGCGTGCAAAGGGCGGATGTTGAGGTCGGGTATGAGGATCGTCCGACGGAGGACGTTCAGGGGTTGATCGAGCGATTCGCGTGCGAGACGCTCGGGGCTGAGCGTGTGGATGTGGTGGCGCGCTGGACGGGGGTGATGGGATTTTCGCCGGATGGGCTGCCGCTGGTGGGGAGTCTTGGAAAGGGGAGGGGTTGGAACGATCGCGTGTGGTTCTGCGGGGGGTTCACGGGGCATGGGATGTCGCTGGCGCATCGGACAGCGACGATGGCGGTTGAGGAGATGCTGGGCGGTGCGGCGGGGCCGTTCTCGATCATGCGATTGCGATGA
- a CDS encoding aminotransferase class I/II-fold pyridoxal phosphate-dependent enzyme produces MSEKQIRGMASRVASFGTSIFAEMTRLATEHKATNLSQGFPDFDGPAFLREGAKAAIDAGQNQYARMLGHPLLCEAIGARWRAETGLSIDTDRQVQVTSGCTEALAATFLGLVEPGDEVVMFEPFYDSYRACASMAGARVRPVRLIPGVRGWEFDERELEGAFGERTRAILVNTPHNPTGKVFTREELLVIARLCERWGVVAITDEVYERLVYREERPHVRMATLPGMEDRTLTLSSIGKSFSVTGWKIGWAIGPAELVAGVRAAHQFLTFAVSTPMQIACAEAIRPGGPGDAYVASLVEEYRAGLGLLGGALTEMGFGVMPVEGSYFIMADHRMLGFENDVDLCRDLVVRGGVAAIPPSAFYERPEDGAAFVRFAFCKRRETLEAAIERLRAWREGLIGRSA; encoded by the coding sequence ATGAGCGAGAAGCAGATTCGGGGTATGGCATCGCGAGTGGCGTCGTTCGGCACGAGCATCTTTGCGGAGATGACGCGGCTTGCGACCGAGCATAAGGCGACGAATCTGTCGCAGGGCTTTCCCGACTTTGACGGGCCCGCGTTTCTGAGAGAGGGCGCGAAGGCCGCGATCGACGCGGGGCAGAACCAGTATGCGCGGATGCTGGGGCATCCGCTGTTGTGCGAGGCGATCGGCGCGAGGTGGAGGGCTGAGACGGGGCTGTCGATCGATACCGACCGTCAGGTGCAGGTGACGAGCGGGTGTACGGAGGCGTTGGCGGCGACGTTCCTCGGGCTTGTCGAGCCGGGGGATGAGGTGGTGATGTTCGAGCCGTTCTACGACTCGTATCGCGCGTGCGCATCGATGGCTGGCGCGAGGGTTCGGCCGGTGCGGCTGATTCCGGGGGTGAGGGGGTGGGAGTTTGATGAGCGTGAGTTGGAGGGGGCGTTCGGGGAGAGGACGCGGGCGATTCTGGTGAACACGCCTCACAACCCGACGGGGAAGGTGTTCACGCGGGAGGAGTTGCTGGTGATCGCGCGGCTGTGTGAGCGGTGGGGCGTGGTTGCGATCACGGATGAGGTGTACGAGCGGCTGGTGTATCGCGAGGAGCGGCCGCACGTTCGGATGGCGACGCTGCCGGGGATGGAGGATCGGACGCTGACGCTCTCGAGCATCGGGAAGTCGTTCAGCGTGACGGGGTGGAAGATCGGATGGGCGATCGGTCCGGCGGAGTTGGTGGCGGGCGTTCGAGCGGCGCATCAGTTTCTGACGTTCGCGGTCTCGACGCCGATGCAGATCGCGTGTGCGGAGGCGATCAGGCCCGGGGGGCCGGGGGACGCGTATGTGGCGTCGCTGGTTGAGGAGTATCGGGCGGGATTGGGGCTGCTGGGCGGTGCGCTGACGGAGATGGGTTTCGGCGTGATGCCTGTTGAGGGGTCGTACTTCATCATGGCGGACCATCGGATGCTGGGGTTTGAGAATGACGTGGATTTGTGCCGCGATCTTGTGGTGAGGGGTGGCGTGGCGGCGATTCCGCCGAGCGCGTTCTACGAGCGGCCCGAGGATGGAGCGGCGTTTGTGCGATTTGCGTTCTGCAAGCGTCGAGAGACGCTTGAAGCGGCGATCGAGCGGCTGCGAGCTTGGCGTGAGGGGCTGATCGGGAGGTCGGCATGA
- the pdeM gene encoding ligase-associated DNA damage response endonuclease PdeM encodes MGEGCVTIDFAGEAITLMPERAAWWASRGMVIVADLHLGKSEAMRLAGVPVPDVDLDEQFERLERVVASTGAERVVIAGDLIHAHAGLTAALTDRVAARLESLRARGVGFTLVRGNHDRRIDAVERAWGLLDIRDEMVEEGIRIVHEPVEPGEGEGVIAGHLHPALSVGGVKVPAFVVAARRLTLPAFSRFTAGGRVASEQGVRWYPIADGCVIAMEVRGRSGERGVALRSAARGGER; translated from the coding sequence ATGGGAGAAGGATGCGTCACGATCGACTTCGCGGGGGAGGCGATCACGCTGATGCCCGAGCGTGCGGCGTGGTGGGCATCGCGGGGGATGGTGATTGTCGCGGATCTTCACCTCGGGAAGTCGGAGGCGATGCGCCTGGCGGGGGTTCCCGTCCCGGATGTTGATCTTGATGAGCAGTTCGAGCGGTTGGAGCGGGTGGTCGCTTCGACGGGCGCGGAGCGGGTGGTCATCGCGGGAGATCTGATCCATGCGCACGCGGGCCTGACGGCGGCGTTGACGGATCGGGTCGCGGCGCGGCTGGAGTCGTTGAGAGCTCGGGGCGTGGGGTTCACGCTGGTGAGGGGGAACCATGACCGGCGCATCGATGCTGTGGAGCGGGCGTGGGGACTGCTCGACATCCGGGATGAGATGGTCGAAGAGGGGATTCGGATCGTCCACGAGCCGGTTGAGCCCGGGGAGGGAGAGGGCGTCATCGCGGGGCATCTGCATCCGGCTCTCTCTGTGGGCGGGGTGAAGGTGCCTGCGTTCGTGGTCGCGGCACGGCGGCTGACTCTGCCAGCGTTCAGCAGGTTCACCGCCGGGGGGCGTGTCGCGAGCGAGCAGGGGGTGCGGTGGTATCCGATTGCAGACGGGTGTGTGATCGCGATGGAGGTGCGGGGAAGGAGCGGGGAGCGTGGAGTTGCTCTCCGATCGGCGGCGCGGGGCGGGGAACGCTGA
- a CDS encoding DUF4147 domain-containing protein, with protein sequence MKGVNDEIVREICEGIVREVVERVSPAAMVARAWWRVEELLSDTSEGGIDLVGIGKASAGLAEAVVGMLGVGVDGHVGGHVGGRIARGIVLAPSVRGLRGGGCAPIEVVEVDHPSPTERNVSAAARVERLVREGATRGEGRTLLVLVSGGGSAHLVSPADGLTVGDVAAVSMRMMRAGGTIDELNSVRKHIERLKGGGLARLASGYSRVVSLVVSDVMGDDLSVIASGPLAPDPTTYADALEAMRERGVSREDAPAVWAHLERGARGEIVETAKPGDPCFERVQQTIIGSNVDAMRAAEEAIRGRGVRVFSVRAGVVGEAAERGREMADEMARGAASDGALGIVWGGETTVTVGDRSGAGGRNQEFVLAAAKAMAGRADALVLAFGTDGIDGVTDAAGAWATGETWERIRGAGVDAEFALREHDSHRALAASGSLIRTGPTGTNVNDVMVAITGGLAAPEGGVR encoded by the coding sequence GTGAAGGGCGTCAACGACGAGATCGTGAGAGAGATATGCGAGGGGATTGTGCGCGAAGTGGTCGAGCGCGTGAGTCCCGCGGCGATGGTTGCGCGGGCGTGGTGGCGGGTTGAGGAACTGCTTTCGGATACGAGTGAGGGCGGGATCGATCTGGTGGGGATCGGCAAGGCGTCGGCAGGACTGGCGGAAGCGGTGGTTGGGATGCTGGGGGTTGGAGTGGATGGGCATGTGGGGGGGCATGTGGGGGGGCGGATTGCGAGAGGGATCGTGCTCGCGCCTTCAGTGCGGGGGTTGCGCGGGGGCGGGTGTGCGCCGATCGAGGTCGTCGAGGTAGATCACCCAAGCCCGACGGAGCGGAATGTATCTGCGGCGGCGCGTGTGGAGCGGCTTGTTCGAGAGGGGGCCACGCGGGGCGAGGGGAGGACGCTGCTGGTGCTGGTCTCGGGCGGGGGATCGGCGCATCTTGTGTCGCCGGCGGATGGGTTGACGGTGGGTGATGTTGCGGCGGTGTCGATGAGGATGATGCGTGCCGGGGGCACGATTGATGAGTTGAACTCGGTGAGGAAGCACATCGAGCGGCTGAAGGGCGGGGGGCTGGCGCGATTGGCGAGTGGGTACTCGCGCGTGGTGTCGTTGGTTGTGTCGGATGTGATGGGGGACGATCTGTCTGTGATCGCATCGGGGCCGCTTGCGCCGGATCCGACGACGTATGCCGATGCCTTGGAGGCGATGAGAGAGCGTGGGGTGTCGAGGGAGGATGCGCCTGCGGTGTGGGCGCATCTTGAGCGTGGTGCGAGGGGAGAGATTGTGGAGACGGCAAAGCCGGGTGATCCCTGTTTCGAGAGGGTTCAGCAGACAATCATCGGGAGCAACGTGGACGCGATGCGTGCGGCGGAGGAGGCGATCAGGGGGCGCGGCGTGCGGGTTTTTTCTGTGCGAGCGGGCGTTGTCGGTGAGGCGGCGGAGCGCGGACGAGAGATGGCCGATGAGATGGCACGCGGGGCGGCGAGCGATGGGGCACTGGGGATTGTGTGGGGCGGAGAGACGACGGTGACGGTCGGAGATCGGAGCGGCGCGGGGGGGAGGAATCAGGAGTTTGTGCTGGCGGCGGCGAAGGCGATGGCTGGTCGCGCGGACGCACTGGTTCTGGCGTTCGGGACGGATGGGATCGACGGGGTGACGGATGCGGCGGGGGCGTGGGCGACGGGAGAGACGTGGGAGAGGATTCGTGGCGCGGGTGTTGATGCTGAGTTCGCGCTGCGGGAGCATGACAGCCATCGCGCGTTGGCGGCTTCGGGCTCGCTGATTCGGACGGGACCGACGGGAACGAATGTCAATGATGTGATGGTTGCGATCACGGGCGGACTGGCGGCGCCTGAGGGAGGTGTGCGATGA
- a CDS encoding heme-binding protein, whose protein sequence is MSILAALAAICTTMTPPPAEPEPPAASGVTSATAEPMAQPPAPWTVLRVGGDLEAQTTFNNGVYTSGKARIDTPLPEGYPPPTPPGAIELKRYPIVRRAEFSSSGPADLGMNVAFWPLFKHIQRRDIEMTSPVEMDYRGLESGSPNGWTMSFLYRRVDQGPTGKDGLVTVQDAPPITVVAIGMTAPYATRNLTDGLNELNTWLASQTAWERAGDPRAMHYNGPEVRPQNRWMEVQIPVRLRTPVTLLAEDRPETTALAPAPS, encoded by the coding sequence ATGTCCATCCTTGCCGCACTTGCCGCCATCTGCACGACCATGACTCCGCCGCCTGCCGAGCCGGAGCCCCCCGCTGCATCCGGTGTGACATCCGCCACAGCCGAACCGATGGCTCAGCCACCCGCTCCCTGGACAGTCCTCCGCGTCGGAGGCGATCTTGAAGCCCAGACCACCTTCAACAACGGCGTCTACACCAGCGGCAAAGCCCGCATCGACACCCCCCTCCCCGAGGGCTATCCGCCCCCCACACCACCGGGTGCGATCGAACTCAAACGCTACCCCATCGTGCGCCGCGCCGAGTTCTCATCCAGCGGACCCGCCGATCTCGGCATGAATGTCGCCTTCTGGCCCCTCTTCAAGCACATCCAGCGTCGCGATATCGAGATGACATCCCCCGTCGAGATGGACTACCGAGGCCTTGAGAGCGGCTCGCCCAACGGCTGGACCATGTCCTTCCTCTATCGTCGCGTCGATCAGGGTCCCACCGGCAAGGACGGCCTCGTCACCGTACAGGATGCCCCCCCCATCACGGTCGTCGCGATCGGCATGACCGCGCCCTACGCCACCCGCAATCTCACGGACGGGCTCAACGAACTCAACACGTGGCTCGCATCCCAGACCGCGTGGGAGCGAGCCGGCGACCCGAGAGCCATGCACTACAACGGTCCGGAGGTTCGCCCGCAGAATCGGTGGATGGAGGTGCAGATTCCCGTGCGGCTGCGCACGCCGGTCACCCTTCTCGCAGAAGACCGCCCCGAGACCACGGCGCTCGCGCCCGCTCCCTCGTGA
- a CDS encoding short-chain fatty acid transporter, giving the protein MSGGWIQAIGAWISGVFRRYAPEPFVLALLLTLLTGAIAIGIGYPDREMGVGARATATMRAWGGLDGPGMWSLLAFSMQMCLVMVTGHALAESGPVARLLRRLSGLARDGRSGAAMVAGVACLAGIVNWGLGLIVGAILAREVGRALAARGVGFSYPVLAAAGYTTMMVWHGGLSGSAPLSVVTVEKAAATLPREVLAAHAPASGAWIGLDQTLGSTLNLVVTGGLLVIVPLVVWLLAPRTGSGELPLGVRVCAGNGEREEDEGCGAGTIPRWLERSRVPGWVLGLLAMGMVGMYVAERGWRTVGLNEINLAMFALGLLCHGSMGAYARAAEDAARGCVGVIIQFPLYAGIMSMMQQSGLVRMISEGMVSVADERSLPVLGFLSAGFVNLFVPSGGGQWAVQGPIAIESASAMGTPLGEAVMAIAYGDQLTNMLQPFWALPLLAITRVRAREIVGYTACVMVVGGVWIAAMLYIL; this is encoded by the coding sequence ATGAGCGGGGGGTGGATCCAGGCAATCGGGGCGTGGATCAGCGGCGTGTTCAGGCGTTATGCGCCGGAACCATTTGTGCTCGCGCTTCTGTTGACGCTGCTGACCGGCGCGATTGCGATCGGGATCGGTTATCCGGATCGGGAGATGGGCGTTGGTGCGCGGGCGACGGCAACGATGCGCGCGTGGGGCGGGCTCGATGGGCCGGGGATGTGGTCGCTGCTTGCGTTCTCGATGCAGATGTGTCTGGTGATGGTGACGGGGCACGCGCTGGCGGAGAGCGGGCCGGTCGCAAGGTTGCTGCGTCGGTTGTCGGGCCTTGCGCGTGATGGACGAAGCGGCGCGGCGATGGTGGCGGGCGTTGCGTGCCTTGCGGGGATTGTGAACTGGGGTCTGGGGCTGATTGTCGGTGCGATACTGGCGAGAGAGGTGGGGAGGGCACTGGCAGCGCGGGGCGTCGGGTTCAGTTATCCGGTGCTCGCGGCGGCGGGGTACACGACGATGATGGTGTGGCACGGGGGGTTATCGGGGAGCGCGCCGCTGAGCGTGGTGACGGTTGAGAAGGCGGCTGCGACGCTTCCGCGCGAGGTGCTGGCTGCGCACGCGCCGGCGAGCGGGGCGTGGATCGGTCTCGACCAGACGCTGGGCTCGACGCTGAACTTGGTTGTGACGGGCGGATTGCTGGTGATTGTGCCGCTCGTGGTGTGGCTGCTGGCGCCGCGCACGGGGAGCGGTGAGTTGCCTCTGGGCGTGAGGGTGTGCGCGGGGAATGGCGAGAGAGAAGAGGATGAGGGGTGTGGAGCGGGCACGATACCGAGGTGGCTCGAGCGTTCGCGGGTGCCGGGATGGGTGCTGGGGTTGCTGGCGATGGGAATGGTCGGGATGTATGTCGCGGAGCGCGGGTGGAGAACTGTGGGGCTGAATGAGATCAACCTCGCGATGTTCGCGCTCGGGCTGCTTTGTCATGGATCGATGGGTGCGTATGCGAGGGCGGCGGAGGATGCGGCGCGGGGGTGTGTGGGCGTGATCATTCAGTTCCCGCTGTATGCGGGGATCATGTCGATGATGCAGCAGTCGGGGCTGGTCCGGATGATCTCGGAGGGGATGGTTTCGGTTGCGGATGAGCGTTCGCTGCCGGTGCTGGGGTTCCTCTCGGCGGGCTTTGTCAATCTGTTCGTGCCGTCGGGAGGGGGCCAGTGGGCGGTGCAGGGACCGATCGCGATCGAGTCGGCATCGGCGATGGGGACGCCGCTCGGTGAGGCGGTGATGGCGATCGCTTACGGGGATCAGTTGACGAACATGCTTCAGCCGTTCTGGGCGTTGCCGCTGTTGGCGATCACGCGGGTGAGAGCGAGAGAGATCGTGGGCTATACGGCGTGTGTGATGGTGGTGGGGGGTGTGTGGATCGCGGCGATGCTGTACATTCTGTGA